A stretch of the Bombyx mori chromosome 14, ASM3026992v2 genome encodes the following:
- the LOC110386811 gene encoding uncharacterized protein LOC110386811 isoform X1: MFSDEVVVKQENLSADEIISVHEVCLGEKYDKKAPSARHESILSSSEKYDMDVSRSFFRDGFFNEDQDQFAWTEEDGNIVSLVSEPGFGTTGQTSFGRDLDMGLHAQTKEAQSSSSMFEARKMSTSLDRSFGGSQLVSSTTTGNPVLDQPKKNQGARKVDKSDPRSKVHYMKYVKRLGKTVKLWECGICGREFQHQYTLMRHLPTHTDERNFHCVTCGKSFRQLSTLSQHRAIHSSERPYACEVCNKTFNRVSTLISHCKTHSSEKPYRCHLCPKGFHQKGNLRNHLFTHTNERPYRCNICFKGFNQQSNLVCHKNKAHPDENSSTSNQVQIAAQGTSISQTGSDSNRPPSAPCEVSSTMGHLMPPPTNEFDWNIKNDWQNRVSNQSNPEEWGSMINGVVVDAIETYHMKVAKATNQTPFALLKPDTGIPVLVKVVNVSLPGGKQMLVPATAEDLRAGGKIVVQKEGEDAVTQDVDRAVQIKVPVVAIVVPKMQPSGRLHISVEEPHHVYHTTLNSDVITVNISDSCTVKDEEEKKESTRSLPLPPKNEVLKPGPSGSRISCAMPSPTPSPPLDLISMDLFEPIECIPLGPQITAVDDIDHVPSDDSDIFIVEFEESIPLSDSD; encoded by the exons TGTTCACGAAGTTTGTCTAGGTGAGAAATATGATAAGAAGGCTCCAAGCGCTCGGCACGAATCAATTTTAAGCTCATCGGAGAAGTACGAT ATGGATGTGTCTCGGTCCTTCTTCCGCGACGGCTTCTTTAATGAAGACCAGGATCAGTTCGCTTGGACAGAAGAAGACGGAAACATTGTTTCCCTTGTCTCGGAACCTGGGTTTGGAACTACAGGACAAACATCTTTCGGAAGGGACTTAGATATGGGTTTGCACGCTCAAACAAAG GAAGCCCAATCATCGAGTTCCATGTTTGAAGCTCGCAAAATGAGTACATCTTTAGATCGGTCTTTCGGAGGATCTCAATTAGTTTCTTCCACTACAACTGGAAATCCAG TTTTAGATCAACCAAAGAAAAATCAGGGTGCCCGTAAAGTGGATAAGTCGGATCCTCGTTCCAAAGTACATTACATGAAGTATGTGAAGAGACTCGGAAAGACTGTCAAACTATGGGAGTGTGGTATTT GTGGAAGAGAGTTCCAACATCAATATACTTTAATGCGCCATCTTCCAACTCATACTGATGAGAGAAATTTTCACTGTGTAACCTGTGGGAAGAGCTTTCGACAGCTTTCGACTTTAAGCCAACACCGAGCTATACATTCTTCAGAACGGCCTTATGCTTGCGAA gtatgcaataaaacatttaaccGCGTCTCTACCCTGATATCCCATTGCAAGACCCATTCCAGTGAGAAACCCTACCGGTGTCATCTTTGTCCTAAAGGATTCCATCAAAAAG GCAACTTGAGAAACCATTTGTTTACGCACACAAATGAACGTCCCTACCGTTGTAATATATGCTTTAAGGGCTTCAATCAACAGTCGAATCTGGTCTGTCACAAAAATAAG GCTCATCCAGATGAAAACTCATCTACATCGAATCAAGTCCAAATTGCTGCCCAAGGAACATCTATTAGCCAAACTGGATCAGATTCAAACAG ACCTCCATCAGCACCGTGTGAGGTTTCATCGACAATGGGTCACCTAATGCCACCTCCAACAAACGAATTTGACTGGAATATAAAAAATGACTGGCAAAACAGGGTGTCTAATCAAAGTAACCCCGAGGAATGGGGTTCTATGATCAATGGCGTCGTGGTAGATGCCATAGAGACTTACCACATGAAAGTTGCTAAGGCTACTAATCAAACCCCCTTTGCTTTGTTGAAACCGGACACTGGAATTCCTGTATTAGTCAAAGTTGTTAATGTCAGTTTGCCAGGTGGAAAGCAG atgcTGGTACCTGCTACTGCTGAAGACCTGCGGGCTGGCGGCAAAATCGTGGTCCAGAAAGAGGGAGAAGACGCTGTGACTCAA GATGTTGACAGAGCGGTTCAAATCAAAGTGCCCGTTGTAGCTATAGTTGTACCGAAGATGCAGCCAAGTGGCAGACTTCACATCTCCGTGGAAGAGCCCCACCATGTATACCATACGACTTTGAATTCTGACG TTATAACCGTCAACATTTCCGACTCGTGTACAGTCAAAGATGAAGAAGAGAAAAAAGAATCCACGAGAAGTCTGCCATTGCCACCTAAAAATGAAGTTCTTAAGCCAG GGCCATCAGGATCTCGGATATCTTGCGCGATGCCTTCCCCAACACCTTCACCTCCGCTCGATCTGATCTCAATGGATCTGTTTGAACCTATTGAATGTATACCCTTAG
- the LOC110386811 gene encoding putative zinc finger protein 840 isoform X2 produces MFSDEVVVKQENLSADEIISVHEVCLGEKYDKKAPSARHESILSSSEKYDMDVSRSFFRDGFFNEDQDQFAWTEEDGNIVSLVSEPGFGTTGQTSFGRDLDMGLHAQTKEAQSSSSMFEARKMSTSLDRSFGGSQLVSSTTTGNPDQPKKNQGARKVDKSDPRSKVHYMKYVKRLGKTVKLWECGICGREFQHQYTLMRHLPTHTDERNFHCVTCGKSFRQLSTLSQHRAIHSSERPYACEVCNKTFNRVSTLISHCKTHSSEKPYRCHLCPKGFHQKGNLRNHLFTHTNERPYRCNICFKGFNQQSNLVCHKNKAHPDENSSTSNQVQIAAQGTSISQTGSDSNRPPSAPCEVSSTMGHLMPPPTNEFDWNIKNDWQNRVSNQSNPEEWGSMINGVVVDAIETYHMKVAKATNQTPFALLKPDTGIPVLVKVVNVSLPGGKQMLVPATAEDLRAGGKIVVQKEGEDAVTQDVDRAVQIKVPVVAIVVPKMQPSGRLHISVEEPHHVYHTTLNSDVITVNISDSCTVKDEEEKKESTRSLPLPPKNEVLKPGPSGSRISCAMPSPTPSPPLDLISMDLFEPIECIPLGPQITAVDDIDHVPSDDSDIFIVEFEESIPLSDSD; encoded by the exons TGTTCACGAAGTTTGTCTAGGTGAGAAATATGATAAGAAGGCTCCAAGCGCTCGGCACGAATCAATTTTAAGCTCATCGGAGAAGTACGAT ATGGATGTGTCTCGGTCCTTCTTCCGCGACGGCTTCTTTAATGAAGACCAGGATCAGTTCGCTTGGACAGAAGAAGACGGAAACATTGTTTCCCTTGTCTCGGAACCTGGGTTTGGAACTACAGGACAAACATCTTTCGGAAGGGACTTAGATATGGGTTTGCACGCTCAAACAAAG GAAGCCCAATCATCGAGTTCCATGTTTGAAGCTCGCAAAATGAGTACATCTTTAGATCGGTCTTTCGGAGGATCTCAATTAGTTTCTTCCACTACAACTGGAAATCCAG ATCAACCAAAGAAAAATCAGGGTGCCCGTAAAGTGGATAAGTCGGATCCTCGTTCCAAAGTACATTACATGAAGTATGTGAAGAGACTCGGAAAGACTGTCAAACTATGGGAGTGTGGTATTT GTGGAAGAGAGTTCCAACATCAATATACTTTAATGCGCCATCTTCCAACTCATACTGATGAGAGAAATTTTCACTGTGTAACCTGTGGGAAGAGCTTTCGACAGCTTTCGACTTTAAGCCAACACCGAGCTATACATTCTTCAGAACGGCCTTATGCTTGCGAA gtatgcaataaaacatttaaccGCGTCTCTACCCTGATATCCCATTGCAAGACCCATTCCAGTGAGAAACCCTACCGGTGTCATCTTTGTCCTAAAGGATTCCATCAAAAAG GCAACTTGAGAAACCATTTGTTTACGCACACAAATGAACGTCCCTACCGTTGTAATATATGCTTTAAGGGCTTCAATCAACAGTCGAATCTGGTCTGTCACAAAAATAAG GCTCATCCAGATGAAAACTCATCTACATCGAATCAAGTCCAAATTGCTGCCCAAGGAACATCTATTAGCCAAACTGGATCAGATTCAAACAG ACCTCCATCAGCACCGTGTGAGGTTTCATCGACAATGGGTCACCTAATGCCACCTCCAACAAACGAATTTGACTGGAATATAAAAAATGACTGGCAAAACAGGGTGTCTAATCAAAGTAACCCCGAGGAATGGGGTTCTATGATCAATGGCGTCGTGGTAGATGCCATAGAGACTTACCACATGAAAGTTGCTAAGGCTACTAATCAAACCCCCTTTGCTTTGTTGAAACCGGACACTGGAATTCCTGTATTAGTCAAAGTTGTTAATGTCAGTTTGCCAGGTGGAAAGCAG atgcTGGTACCTGCTACTGCTGAAGACCTGCGGGCTGGCGGCAAAATCGTGGTCCAGAAAGAGGGAGAAGACGCTGTGACTCAA GATGTTGACAGAGCGGTTCAAATCAAAGTGCCCGTTGTAGCTATAGTTGTACCGAAGATGCAGCCAAGTGGCAGACTTCACATCTCCGTGGAAGAGCCCCACCATGTATACCATACGACTTTGAATTCTGACG TTATAACCGTCAACATTTCCGACTCGTGTACAGTCAAAGATGAAGAAGAGAAAAAAGAATCCACGAGAAGTCTGCCATTGCCACCTAAAAATGAAGTTCTTAAGCCAG GGCCATCAGGATCTCGGATATCTTGCGCGATGCCTTCCCCAACACCTTCACCTCCGCTCGATCTGATCTCAATGGATCTGTTTGAACCTATTGAATGTATACCCTTAG